The DNA region ttctctactcctacaattaatccacagataaaaggggaaaCGCAGTTAGTTAAAAAGTGATCTCTCCTAGTAAGGTCTTCTTTCTATTTTATGTGGTGTTGGCAACCTGCTGGACTGTGGACCTCGTTCATCTTTAATTAAATCACCTAAGCGGGtttatgctcctaaaaaccaatgaggaggcaggacttgcagcgcatcaagcgtaccaagttctattttagcgcctggctatgcAGATGGAGCAATTTGGACGAAacgattgaataacatgtatgtgtacatttattttgcaatgcttgCACACGCAATGCAGCCAGTGTGGTCAGGATGTTGTTCAACTTGACAGTTCAGTGAATCTTTAAGATTTCAGAGCGATCATTAAACTAGCTAATGACGCTTCCGTTTTTTAAATCTCTACCTATtttatgttgtagtgttactctgaGAAATGACAGTAGGCGCACCAACAAAAAATTGTAATGGTGCAATATTTCTGAAGTGTATTCCATGACATTTTCACATGCACTTGTTTTCTATACGTAGTACTCAAGTAAAGACAAGTGTTTCTCAAatcttttatattttatttatatcgtggtatccaattggtagttacattcCTGTCacgtcgctgcaactcccatacggactcgggagagcctggaatcgaaccagggttctctagtggcacagctagcaactgcgatgcagtgcctcagaccactgcgccactcgggaggcccgtgTTTCTCAATTCTAACTATTCcaacattactactactactactactacttaaaTACGCCAATGTTTTAAAAACTAGACCTAGTTGAGCAGTTGAAAATGTGCTGCTGTTGGAAATCAAAACGTTTAAAAGGAAGGTGGTGTCCACAGATGGAGTTGAGGAAAAAGGGTATTTATTTAGTGCAACATTGCTTTTTTTCCAAGGATTCTGGTTCTGTATGGCTCAGTTCGATGgtgcatggcgcttgcaacaccagtgtTGTGGGTTCAAAGCCCTGGATCGTCCATACGTAAAATGAATTGCATACATGACTAAgtagctttggataaaagcgtgaTACTAAATGCCATATGTTATGTTGATTGTCATCTTTCATTTTCAAGGTCTCCAGCCAAGCAGACAGCCAGATAGTACTTGAAAGGAGGACTCTGTTTGAACATGTGTTAGGTGCCTATCAAAGACTCTGCTCCAAACCACCAAAAGGTATGTACCTCAACGTTCACTGTATTCATCTAGCAGATTCCCATTCTGATTATGTATAACACAAAGCATAATGTATTTATGGGTCATTAAAATTAGAGAAGTTTTTCATGCTCATTTATGATTTTGTGCGCTCTAAAGTTTGGTGTTCTTACGTCAGGATTTGAAAAATATTTCCCCAATGGTCCGAAAAATGAGCCGAAGAGCAGTGAATCCAACCCAACCAGTGGAGAAGCCAAAGGTAATTTAGACCACTGACTAAATATACTTTCTTGTCCTATGTTGTTAGCTGGCTAAGACCTACTGAacactacagtgcattcggaaagtattcagaccccttccctttttccacattctgtgacgttacagccttatattAAAAtctattaaataaaaaaaacaatcctCTTAAAAATAAACAAGGagtgccccataatgacatcccaataccccataatgacatcccaataccccataatgacatcccaataccccataatgacatcccaataccccataatgacatcccaataccccataatgacatcccaataccccataatgacatcccaatgccccataatgacatcccaatgccccataatgacatcccaataccccataatgacatcccaataccccataatgacatcccaataccccataatgacatcccaataccccataatgacatcccaataccccataatgacatcccaataccccataatgacatagcgaaaacaggtttttagacatttttgcacatgtattaatgtattcagaccctttgctatgagactcaattgagctctggtgcatcctgtttgcgttgatcatccttgagatgtttctacaacttcattggagtggtacgttcaattgattggacatgatttggaaaggctgtctatataaagttccacagttgacagtgaatgtcagagcaaatcTGGGGATGGTTTAtctaaacatttctgcagcattgaaggtcctcaagaacagtggcctccatcattcttaaatggaagaagtttggaacaaccaagactcttcttagagctggctgcatggccaaactgagcaattgggggagaaggaccttggtcagggagttgaccaagaacctgatggtcatgctgacagagctccagagttcctctgtggagatgggagaaccttccagaaggacaaccatctctgcagcactccaccaatcagggcttaatggtagagtggccagacggaagccactcctcagtaaaaggcacatggcagcccgcttggagtttgccaaaagttacctaaagactctcagaccatgagaaacaagatgctctggtctgatgaaatcaagattgaactctttggcctgaatgccaagcgtcacatctggaggaaacctggcaccatcacaacggtgaagcatggtggtggcagcatcatgctgtggggatgtttttcaacggtagggactgggagactagtcgagGGAAGGTACAGAGAggtccttaatgaaaacctgctcaggaccacagactgggggctaagattcactttccaacagaacaacgaccctaagcctacagccaagacaatgcaggagtggcttcgggacaagtctgtgtccttgagtggcccattgAGAGCCCGAttgaaacatctctggagagacctgaaaatagctgtgcagcgacactccccctccaacctgacagagcttgagaagaatgggagaaactcaaggctgtaatcgctgccaaaggtgcttcaacaaagtactgagtataaaggttctgaatacttatgtcaatgtgatatttttttattgaattgTTATACATTTTCTcaacacctgtttttgctttgtcattatggggtattgtgtgtagattgaagggggggaaaaacaattgaatcaattttagaacaaggctgtaacgtaacaagctggtgaaaaagtcaaggggtctgaatactttcccgaatgcactgtatgtggtgATTTAACAAAATGTTAACTTTTCCAGTATTTAGATGAGCTATGTCATCATGTAAACGATATCTATGGAAGCCTCTGTGAACTACTGCACTATACCAATTCCATGTTCTAAACAGAGGGTTGACTTCGGTTTTAGGCTGAAAACTAATGTGTCTATCTGCCTTCTCAGAGGCCAAGCCAACTACCAATGCACAGAAGGCCACTGGTAAatctagtggaggaggaggaggtggtggaggcgGAGGAGGAAAAAGAGGAGGCAGGAAGGATGAGTCCCATTGGTATAGCCGGCTCCAAAAGGTGAGAATCAACACCTGAAACCTGGTCGGAAGTTGACTTCATGATTTGGGTATTTGGAGCATGCTAACCAAGGTCTTACCACTCGTACCAGTATTTTTGCACTACTGTTAGCATCCTGTCAATGCTAAACTGTTGTAAACAAAACCCAACAAGACAATATAGTGCACAGTGCAAACAGAGCAAATGAGACAAAACAATACAATGAAATCGGTTGTTATTTCGAATTCTTCCGCAACGTGTTTATCCTTAGGGTGATGTGCCATGGGACGATAAGGAGTTCCGTATGTACTTCCTGAGTGGTGCTGCGTTTTGGACCATGGTTACGTATTTCTTTTTTTTACGGGAAGGCGGGAGAGAGGTCACCTGGAAAGACTTTGTCAATAACTACCTCTCGAAAGACGTCGTAAGTATTCTATTAGTATCATTGATAGGGAAAATGGTGTGTAATTTTTTAACAATATAGAAATCGTGTGTCAGGCTTGAGGTTAGATGTTCGTTTGCTAGATGTATGGTGTGATGATGATGATCTGATGATTTATCCACTGCTGTTGACCATCTCACATTCGGGGACTTGAATTTGGATCTTTCTTTTTCTCTAGGTTGACAGATTGGAGGTAATAAACAAGCGCTATGTGAAAGTGGTATTTACACCCGGAAAGACTCCAGTTGATGGAGTAAGTTAAATATTTGTAcccatataaaaataaaaataaattatgcATGTGTTCTCTTCACTTGTTAGAACAAAGGTAGTAATGAGTGgttatcaaaaagaaaggaggaccaaggcactcttcatataattaattaaaatgcctttattagtatggcatgttcaatagaaagtTTTAAAAATCTGACGCGTTTCGGATTTTTTAAAACCTTGTTTCTATTGAatatgccatactaataaaggcattttaattaattatatgaagagtgccttggtcctcctttctttttgataaccaatttaccccttttaccaaagagcaccttctgtctaccaaatgtactattgtgtaccttagtagcgcttcccttcctcctctttctactagtAATGAGTGGTTTGTGTTTTGGTACCCAGCAGTACGTGTGGTTCAACATTGGCAGCGTGGACACGTTTGAGCGAAACCTAGAGACAGCTCAGTATGAGATGGGTATCGAGGGGGAGAACCGTCTGCCAGTGGTGTACTCCGCTGAAAGCGACGGGTAAGTTGGACACCAAATGGACTGAAATGGGAAGAGATCGCCTTAATAATAAGAAATGCTCCTTTTTTCCTTTTCCGTTAGGAACACGGCCCAGCTCTAATCCCAGTATCacatctctcttctcccctcaggTCGTTCCTGCTCAGCATGCTGCCCACCGTGCTCATCATCGGTTTCCTGCTCTTCATGCTGCGACGGGGGCCAGCGGGAGCTGGCCGACCGGGCGGCCGGGGCATGGGCGGACTATTCAGTGTCAGCGAGACAACGGCCAAGGTGTTGCGTGATGAGATCGACGTGAAGTTCAAGGACGTGGCAGGCTGTGAAGAGGCCAAGCTGGAGATCATGGAGTTTGTCAATTTCCTCAAGAACCCCAAACAGTACCAGGACCTGGGCGCCAAGATCCCCAAGGTGAGCCAGCAGGAGAGACCTTTGCTTATAAGGATAAAGAATATGTGAAAATTCCACTTAGCCTATCGTAGGGCAAGGTGGAGCTACCACCATATTGCCTATACATATAAAAAATCTGATATCATCAGGGGATAGGGGCAGGGGGTTATTTCTAGGAGTAAGTAAGCAATGAGCATGTTCCAGAGGGTCGATATGTTATAGCAGTCTTCTGGGATATGCACAGCATGACTGCAAAACCGACATCCTGGAACACCACAAGTCATGCTCTTCTATGTCACAGGGGGCCATCCTGACGGGACCCCCTGGCACAGGGAAGACCCTGCTGGCCAAGGCTACCGCCGGAGAAGCCGACGTCCCCTTTATCACCGTAAATGGCTCAGAGTTCCTGGAGATGTTTGTGGGCGTGGGCCCCGCCAGGGTAAGTGACAACACTGTGGATCTTGGTGTCAGTATACTTTGGGTTGATGGACATTTCTAAAGGATTGCACAATGTATTGTTCATTTCACCATGTCaacctttttttttcttcttttttttttttaaatcaaagctTAACTGTGTTCCAACACTCTTTCATTTGAATATTCACCTGACAAAGGGAAAGGACAGCCATCCAATTATTTTACATCTACCTGCCCTGTCGAGCCCCGCCCAGTAGTGCCCCGTCCTGTCAGCCTTGCCAAGTGGAGCCATGTCCTAATGTTCATACTCACAATTCTTGACAGTTGCGTCTTGCTCTCGATTGGAAGATTTCTGAAGCAGGACTCCAGTTTAAAAGCAATATCAGTGATAGGCTTGTGCGGTATCCAGAGTATCATTCCTGCATACCGACCTTTATACCATCCCAGTATATTGGGTGATACCGGCACTGAACACGAGgggctatttatttattttatccgaAGGTTAGCAATGCAAACAAGTACATGTAAAATACCATAGCGAATGCTAGTTAAATGCTAACAAACGCATGTGAACATTTTATATAGTCTCTTGCAAACTATTTGCAGGACAGACatcccagctcataaagttaaaCGAGTAACAACATTTTTTGTAGCGTTTTTCTGCatgcacaaaacaaatattagacaGTATGGCTCTTGATCCAGGAAGGGTTTCTCTGCTGTTACCAATAGAGGAGCTTGTTTGCAGgaagctaaccacttagctagatAACTAGGTACTAAGTTGggcaaaccaaatgcacaactgcagagcatCTATCACATTTTAGAAAGTTAACTTATTAGTTCTAagatatctagctggcaaacatttagttgtgaattccattCTGTAACTAGATAACCATAGTGCGTGCTGCACGGTGGTGAGTGATTCCCGATGCTCTGGTCTCTCGTCGTTGTGTACTTGTAAACAAGCAACATGTGACTGGGGACTACCGGTTAGCTTCATAATGTggcaggtgaaatgaagaacacgatctgctttatctcctaacgtattgcacaagttgactgcaggtatttacttaataaaaagtagctacaaatattaagATTTATTAAACTTTTTAAAGAAATTGTTTCaacagtattgaaaaaccatcccgtggctaattccaaataccccggtatataCGGTGTACCACCCAAGCCTATACACGGTGTAACGCCAAAGCCTAATGTACTCTGGGTTTTATTCTCTCCCTGCTTTGTGCTTTCCAGGTTCGAGATCTGTTTGTCATGGCCCGTAAGAACGCCCCCTGCATCCTTTTCATTGACGAGATTGACGCAGTAGGACgcaagagaggcagagggaactTTGGTGGCCAGAGCGAGCAGGAAAACACCCTCAATCAGCTGCTGGTCGAGATGGATGGTGTGTATCGCTCAGGGTCAAATTAACGAAGGCTCAAGGCAAAACATGTATAGTTTATCAAATCCAGCCAACATTTTGCAATTATTGTGGCAATAAATGCCCCAGCAAAATATACGTAGTCCACTCATTTTGCGAGGTCTGTCTCTACACAGACCACCGCAGTA from Salvelinus fontinalis isolate EN_2023a chromosome 26, ASM2944872v1, whole genome shotgun sequence includes:
- the afg3l2 gene encoding AFG3-like protein 2 isoform X2, with protein sequence MAHRYLRLSRGGRNLFKMLLPPNVRTSNVSCARLVSSQADSQIVLERRTLFEHVLGAYQRLCSKPPKGFEKYFPNGPKNEPKSSESNPTSGEAKEAKPTTNAQKATGKSSGGGGGGGGGGGKRGGRKDESHWYSRLQKGDVPWDDKEFRMYFLSGAAFWTMVTYFFFLREGGREVTWKDFVNNYLSKDVVDRLEVINKRYVKVVFTPGKTPVDGYVWFNIGSVDTFERNLETAQYEMGIEGENRLPVVYSAESDGSFLLSMLPTVLIIGFLLFMLRRGPAGAGRPGGRGMGGLFSVSETTAKVLRDEIDVKFKDVAGCEEAKLEIMEFVNFLKNPKQYQDLGAKIPKGAILTGPPGTGKTLLAKATAGEADVPFITVNGSEFLEMFVGVGPARVRDLFVMARKNAPCILFIDEIDAVGRKRGRGNFGGQSEQENTLNQLLVEMDGFNTATNVVVLAGTNRPDILDPALMRPGRFDRQIYIGHPDIKGRSSIFKVHLRPLKMDAEMDKEALARKMAALTPGFSGADIANVCNEAALIAARHLADSINQKHFEQAIERVIGGLEKKTQVLQPEEKKTVAYHEAGHAVAGWYLEHADPLLKVSIIPRGKGLGYAQYLPKEQYLYTKEQLLDRMCMTLGGRVSEEIFFGRITTGAQDDLRKVTQSAYAQIVQFGMNDKVGQVSFDLPRQGEMTLEKPYSEATARLIDTEVRNLIREAYERTHTLLAERKDDVEKVAQRLLEREVLDKKDMVELLGVRPFAEKSTYEEFVEGTGGMDEDTSLPEGLKDWNKERDKEESTEEQVARQISGGMPF
- the afg3l2 gene encoding AFG3-like protein 2 isoform X1 encodes the protein MAHRYLRLSRGGRNLFKMLLPPNVRTSNVSCARLVSSQADSQIVLERRTLFEHVLGAYQRLCSKPPKGFEKYFPNGPKNEPKSSESNPTSGEAKEAKPTTNAQKATGKSSGGGGGGGGGGGKRGGRKDESHWYSRLQKGDVPWDDKEFRMYFLSGAAFWTMVTYFFFLREGGREVTWKDFVNNYLSKDVVDRLEVINKRYVKVVFTPGKTPVDGQYVWFNIGSVDTFERNLETAQYEMGIEGENRLPVVYSAESDGSFLLSMLPTVLIIGFLLFMLRRGPAGAGRPGGRGMGGLFSVSETTAKVLRDEIDVKFKDVAGCEEAKLEIMEFVNFLKNPKQYQDLGAKIPKGAILTGPPGTGKTLLAKATAGEADVPFITVNGSEFLEMFVGVGPARVRDLFVMARKNAPCILFIDEIDAVGRKRGRGNFGGQSEQENTLNQLLVEMDGFNTATNVVVLAGTNRPDILDPALMRPGRFDRQIYIGHPDIKGRSSIFKVHLRPLKMDAEMDKEALARKMAALTPGFSGADIANVCNEAALIAARHLADSINQKHFEQAIERVIGGLEKKTQVLQPEEKKTVAYHEAGHAVAGWYLEHADPLLKVSIIPRGKGLGYAQYLPKEQYLYTKEQLLDRMCMTLGGRVSEEIFFGRITTGAQDDLRKVTQSAYAQIVQFGMNDKVGQVSFDLPRQGEMTLEKPYSEATARLIDTEVRNLIREAYERTHTLLAERKDDVEKVAQRLLEREVLDKKDMVELLGVRPFAEKSTYEEFVEGTGGMDEDTSLPEGLKDWNKERDKEESTEEQVARQISGGMPF